One genomic window of Eptesicus fuscus isolate TK198812 chromosome 6, DD_ASM_mEF_20220401, whole genome shotgun sequence includes the following:
- the LOC103285758 gene encoding mitochondrial ornithine transporter 2, with amino-acid sequence MRFNPVIQAAIDLTSGALGGTACVLTGQPFDTVKVKMQTFPGLYQGFADCCRKTYSQVGLRGFYKGTGPALMAYVAENSVLFMCYGFCQQLVKKVAGLDKQAKLSDLQRATAGSMASAFAALALCPTELVKCRLQAMHEMEKSGKINQSHNTVWSVVKGILRKDGPWGFYHGFSSTLLQEVPGYFFFFGGYEVSRTLLASGRSKDELGPAHLMLSGGIAGICLWLVIFPVDCIKSRIQVLSMHGKQAGFVGTLVRIVEREGIAALYSGLSATMIRALPANGSLFLVYEYSRRRLMSQLEAY; translated from the coding sequence ATGAGGTTCAACCCCGTCATCCAAGCGGCCATCGACCTCACGTCGGGGGCCCTCGGGGGCACCGCGTGTGTCCTGACCGGGCAGCCCTTCGACACCGTGAAAGTGAAGATGCAGACGTTCCCGGGCCTGTACCAGGGCTTCGCCGACTGCTGCCGCAAGACGTACTCGCAAGTGGGCCTGCGCGGCTTCTACAAGGGCACCGGGCCCGCGCTCATGGCCTACGTCGCCGAGAACTCCGTCCTCTTCATGTGCTACGGCTTCTGCCAACAGCTGGTGAAGAAAGTGGCGGGACTGGACAAGCAGGCCAAGCTGAGTGACCTGCAGAGGGCGACCGCCGGCTCCATGGCGTCCGCGTTCGCGGCGCTGGCCCTGTGCCCCACTGAGCTGGTGAAGTGCCGGCTACAGGCCATGCACGAAATGGAGAAGTCCGGCAAGATCAACCAAAGCCACAACACCGTTTGGTCCGTCGTGAAGGGCATCCTGAGGAAGGATGGCCCCTGGGGCTTCTATCACGGCTTCTCCAGCACTCTCCTTCAAGAAGTACCGGGCTACTTCTTCTTCTTCGGCGGCTATGAAGTGAGCCGAACGCTCTTGGCCTCAGGGAGATCAAAAGATGAACTAGGCCCTGCCCATTTGATGTTAAGTGGTGGAATTGCTGGGATTTGCCTTTGGCTTGTCATATTCCCAGTGGATTGTATCAAATCCAGAATTCAGGTTCTTTCCATGCATGGAAAACAGGCAGGGTTTGTCGGAACTCTTGTTAGGATTGTGGAAAGAGAGGGAATAGCAGCCTTATATTCTGGACTGTCGGCTACTATGATTCGAGCGTTACCTGCCAATGGGTCACTGTTTTTGGTTTATGAGTACAGCAGGAGGAGGCTGATGAGCCAGTTGGAAGCATACTGA
- the TAF7 gene encoding transcription initiation factor TFIID subunit 7 has protein sequence MSKSKDDAPHELESQFILRLPPEYASTVRRAVQSGHVNLKDRLTIELHPDGRHGIVRVDRVPLASKLVDLPCVMESLKTIDKKTFYKTADICQMLVSTVDGDLYPPVEEPVAAAATAAAAAADPKASKKKDKDKEKKFIWNHGITLPLKNVRKRRFRKTAKKKYIESPDVEKEVKRLLSTDAEAVSTRWEIIAEDETKETENQGLDISSPGMSGHRQGHDSLEHDELREIFNDLSSSSEDEDETQHQDEEDINIIDTEEDLERQLQDKLNTSDEQHQENEGTNQLVMGIQKQIDNIKGKLQETQDRAKRQEDLIMKVENLALKNRFQAVLDELKQKEDREKEQLSSLQEELESLLEK, from the coding sequence atgagtaAGAGCAAAGATGATGCTCCTCACGAACTAGAGAGCCAGTTTATCTTACGTCTACCTCCAGAATATGCCTCTACTGTGAGGCGGGCAGTACAGTCTGGCCATGTCAATCTGAAGGACAGACTGACCATAGAGTTACACCCGGATGGGCGCCATGGAATTGTCAGAGTGGACCGGGTCCCACTGGCCTCAAAATTGGTAGATCTGCCTTGTGTTATGgaaagtttgaaaaccattgaTAAAAAAACCTTTTACAAGACAGCTGATATCTGTCAGATGCTTGTATCCACAGTTGATGGTGATCTCTATCCTCCAGTGGAGGAACCAGTTGCAGCTGCTGCaactgctgcagctgctgctgctgatcccaaagcaagcaaaaaaaaggataaggacaaagagaaaaagttTATTTGGAACCATGGAATCACTCTGCCTCTAAAAAATGTCAGAAAGAGAAGGTTCCGGAAGAcagcaaagaagaaatatattgaaTCTCCAGATGTGGAAAAAGAAGTGAAACGTTTGCTGAGTACAGATGCTGAAGCTGTCAGTACTCGCTGGGAAATAATTGCTGAAgatgaaacaaaagaaacagaaaatcaagGCCTTGATATCTCTTCTCCAGGGATGTCAGGCCACAGGCAAGGCCATGACTCATTAGAACATGATGAGCTTCGGGAGATTTTCAATGACCTCAGCAGCagcagtgaagatgaagatgagACACAGCATCAAGatgaggaagatataaacatcaTTGACACTGAAGAAGATCTGGAAAGACAGCTACAGGACAAGCTAAATACATCAGATGAACAGCACCAAGAAAATGAGGGGACCAATCAGCTGGTTATGGGAATTCAGAAACAGATTGATAACATAAAAGGCAAGCTCCAAGAGACCCAGGATAGGGCAAAAAGACAGGAAGACCTCATCATGAAAGTGGAAAACCTGGCCCTCAAGAACAGATTTCAGGCTGTGCTGGATGAACTCAAGCAAAAGGAAGACCGAGAAAAGGAGCAGCTCAGCTCTTTGCAAGAAGAGCTAGAGTCACTCCTAGAGAAGTAA